In Neodiprion virginianus isolate iyNeoVirg1 chromosome 6, iyNeoVirg1.1, whole genome shotgun sequence, the genomic window agtgtaaaaaattaatttcggcTATTCCTTTCTCCAGAATGCCTTGATCAATTAGGTTCACTAATTGAAAACTATGGAGTATCTGTATGCCAACCCAATGCGTCTGTAGCTTTGAAGGAAGTTGCCAAACAAATCGCCGACAGGGACAATTCTGTGCGTAATGCAGCACTCAATTGCATCGTGCAGGCATACTTCCTTGAGGGAGAAAGAGTCTATAAACTTATTGGACAggtgaaattaattaacatCTAATTCCTACTTtaacaaataatatttcatcccAAATGTACAAATACTTACATGTGCTCGCACGACAATAGATTTCCGAAAAGGATCAATCGTTGTTAGATGAGCGTATCAAGAGAGCCGCAAAGAATCGTCCGTCAAAATCTGCTTCTTCAGCTAGAATTGTCGTCCCCCCTACCGCCGTCACCAACCATGTGTCAGATGACGGTGAACCCGATTTTGATGAAGAAGATGAGGAACCATTTGAACAGGAGCCAGAGCCAGTGCACGATCCGTAAGTTATTAtaagaaatcttttttttcccttcaacTGTCAAGTAATGCGAAACCTTTATCTTATGCAATATATTCTCCATTTACATTTTGCTATTTGCTGTCTACATGTAATGTTCCAgtttacttacaattagaatagagaaaattaattacacattAATCTTCTTTCTtagtattataatataatatttaaatgtatattatgtagcagttgaacatttttgtaaataagAATTGAAtgcgatgaaattttcttatttaacATATCTGACCTTTCTTTCACATCGTTAACATCATCATAAACTCTGATTATTTGAAAGCTTGATAAGTATTTTTGCCAAATTTGCATTCATCGCTGATTATTCATCATTATAAACTACTCATCAAGTTGTCTGATTGCATGCGCTTGCTTTTCTAATGGCTCTACAGAAGCAACGATCAGAAAAAACCAATGGTAAAGGAAGCGAGTTGTGAGGTCATCGAAGGCATTCCGCAAGTTGATTTAGTTGAGCCAGTGCAAGGGGATGAACCTTGCGAAAAACATGAACTTCAGGGAATACAATCTTCACAAAATCATCAGCCCGATAATTTGCATCATGATAATGTTGAAACGTTTGTCtttctcatcatttttttacGTGTGTTTCTACCTTTTGGGTGCTTTGCCAAACAGGTTATAGATACTAACATGTAGCTTTGTGACAAACTCAAATCACTAAGTTCGACTTTTTTTTGCTCACAAATTAATTTGCGGACGAAAGGACAGTTTCATCTTGCTcgcaaaattaattttatcatattGATCTTGAATGAATACGTAAGTATGTTTGAATGAAATGTAGGTTTGGAAAATActtacaattttgtacaagCTTAATTAAGGTGTGTTGGTTGTATCAGTGTATTGTTGTGTTTAATTTTGACAGAAAAATGTCAAACGTGTTACGTACATGTCCGTatatttgttaattatatGTTCTTTGAAACTCCTTGCACGTTACCAGCTCAAAATTATCTGACAATGCATTATGTTTTTCCTGTACATCTCATTCTCCTGAGCTCACTAACTGCGACCAATGTGTGGGGTTTTATTTCGTAAGGAATCCCTAATCTGATTTGTTTATAGCGAATGAATGATCAGTTCATAGACGTGAACTTTGGATCTTCCTTATACACCTATTGGTACAATTTACGTATTGCTAATCTCTTTTGTTCCGAGTATTTCGCTTATAGGTAACATCTGGAGTACAATTATCTATTATAGATGTAGAGTTGTTGGTATTGAGTTAGTCTCCTCAGACGGaaacgtacattttttttatcacacaATATACAATTTATTCCAGAGTCCCAGCGCAACAGATACGTCCTAAAGTTTCTGGACCATTTGGCCTTGATTTGGAATGGTTAGAGAAAATTGAGTCAAGTGCTCCAGTAAAAGTTCGTAATCCAAAACTTATAGAACTTAGTCTCTCAGACCTAAATGAACCAGTGAAGTTGTTGAATCCTACAACACAGTGAGTGTTCAAACTTGGATAATTTACTTTGCTATCATTATTTGACTTTTAGGTACTGAATTATTGGgataattttcagaataattCCCATTTCGCCACCAAAACTGTTGGTGCCAAAATCTGCAGTTCTGTCCTCGTTAACATCGCAGATTGAAAAAGATGATACTTTGGATCGTGAAATATTAGCAATGGCTAGTAATGATCTTCAGGTTGCGTTCCAGGCACTAAGCAAAGTGGATAGTGTTGGTGTCTGACCCTTAATTGATTTTATACTTCATATTCTGCGATCTGCAtactgaataaaatgaatgaacaatttgtttttcagaTATTAAAATCACACCAGGCTAATTTGCTTCAAACAAAGGAAGATAAGTTTATTGGTGCTGCAAATATGCAGTtaaaaattctgcaaaattATCCCTTGCATTCGGGAATTCCGGATGTATcaaaatgtttcagaaataCTTTTATGGTGATACTTTCGGTAAGAATTTGTTATATGTCTAGtaaattattgcaaattttattctaatcgtttatcattatcattattattttatacagtTTTACAACTCCGGTATTCTTGGCAAAAATGTGTCCGCACTACAATTGAAAGAGCTTGTGGACCAACTGATCAGTTTACTtgcagaaaataaattagatCAGTTAAATGATGTTGATGCTTATAATCGTGTGATCAATACCATTGTTGTCAAAGTGATAGATTGTTCAAATCACACAACAATTATTTGGTGagttataataatttctaccCAATATTAACACCGAATAATGCGATCTTTATCGTGTAACAATATGAAACATCATTCCAGTGTTCTGATAAAACTACTTCACGGTTGTGCACAATCTAATGCACTTCCAAAATACGAAGAATTGGTAATGAAGTGTTTATGGAAAATAGTTAAGATTATGCCAAGCTGGGCTGCAGATTTAGATTACGATCCAATTCTTCGAGAAGTACACTATTTCCTGAAAGTAAGTAATCTCCACATAATAGTAAGATTTTAGTACACCAAATTTATGTTACTTCTGATTCGTGctgtttaatttttccgtTAAATGCAACTTACgatttgttcaatttaaaGGATTATCCAACCACGTGGTGGAAGAAGAGAAGATCCGATACTGCCCTGCGCACGGTTAAAACAGTACTTCATAGCATGACCCGAGTAAAAGGAAATGCCATTTTAAATCACATGAGCTTAATAACCAACAAAGACGAGTCGGAATTGTATTCTTACCTTATAAGACTTGTTGCGGTGAGTTGATACAATGTGTTGGAAATTGCTTGTTGCACTATGAGTTTACTgcgaacaaaaatatttatctcaaaaaattattttcagacacTGAAACCAGATGACACTAATAATACACAGTCGCGAGCGTCATCAAAGTCTGCTACCGTTGGTAGAACACAAAAGCACTTGTCCAAATTAACACATCAGCAGttgtctgaaatatttaaaaaaattggatcaAAACATCATACACAAGAGGTAGACATGAAAAGATGATTACTTACAATATTGACGTTTAACAATTGCTTGGAAATTGATGTACTCAATAAACAAATGCCAATTTTCCTTAGGGGCTTGCACAACTGTATGATTTTAAACTGCAGTATCCGGAGGCGGATATTTATGTGCAACCATTCCTACTTAAAtctcatcagtttttccaAGACTACATCGAACAGGGGTTGCGAGATATTGACCAAGCAAGAAAAAGTCAAACCCCTATTTTACAGACAAACAATCAATATGCCACAGGTATTTCTGGTAATTTCAATATATGAATTATGCagaaaaattacgtaaaaaTCAGTTTATTGCTTAAGGCGATCAGTGGTGAAATATTAACTTTTTCCAGATATTTCTGGAGTTCCTAGATCTCTTGCAGAAGAAAAAACTATGATGGATCCTATGTCCAGGCTTGAGAGATTACGGAATCTAGAGGCCCAGTGTAAACCGCCACCGGATCAATCAAACCAAACATGAGAAAACTCTCTGTATACTTCAGTAATATTTTAGGTAAGCCTTAGAGGATAATGCGGCGGCATATTCAACACTTACAAGTTTACTTAAGATTTTACATTCTGTACATGGAATTTTACCGATTGTCATACaatttgaaacgtgaaaaccaAATGTTTGAGGGAAAGTTGCGTACATTAATAAActtaaatattttatgtgtaaaaaatctCTTTCAGCGTTGCAGTGCTTAAGTAACTGGATTACAAAGTATAGCAAACAGTCTATAATCACGTACCTAACATTATATCCTCGACGTCCAATGCGAGATTAACAGTAGCTGTTTTGATCTATTTCCTCAGTAGTTGTGTATAGTTGACACTACTATAAATGATGTATTGTTGATGTGTTATGATATTAATGGTATTTATGAGTAAATTACAGAAGCAATTAAAAGTATATACGTGAAAAGGTAGTTGGTGATTTGAGACTGATTTTGTAActgatttaaaattatgttATTTTCCTAATAAATCATTTGGCTTTtaatttacatacatatatcatttTGAAGTCACGCAAAATTTGAACGccacatttttattcattatttggGTGGtgcaaaattataaatcacTCATTTAACATAAAGATACTTTTACATCACGCACGGTAAGTGGAAATTAATGAATGTCAAAGGTAGAAGATCAACTATTTATGTACATTGTGCCTATGAAATCTGGTGCAGTAATATTATAAGTTGAGTATCTTACCAGAACTCTGAAAGCAATATATATTCCACTCACTGATGATGATTactagaaatatttatttcgttgGTTGAGTttacagtaaaaataaatcattaaTACTTTGTTCATTTTagttagaaaaatataatacatataaagtaaaatgatacaaataggaagaaaaatagaTCCAATCTGTTATGCTATTGATAAAACTTTACACAATAAGTCTAAAATTTATAGAACAGCTTTGACAGCAATGGAATCAATACCGACGACACCTTTATTATTGGTTACACAAAATCATATCTTTTCACTGGAGCAACGTTGgtgagtaaaaatataaatcattcTAGAGTATTAACTCCATTCACAGTAGTGTTGCGTTTTATACTTGCGCACCCAAGTATACATCGTGGATTCACGTTTGGCGTAAAAATGCTATGCAGTATGTATTATCTTCACCAGAATGGAATATTCGTgcagaaaaatgattttatctgcagtccttaaaaaataatcacagtGCTCTCTAAATAACGGCTCGTAGTGATAGGATCAGGTAACGCTTTGCTCTCTAGAAaggcatgtatgtacatacactttagtgtataattaaaaaatactaaaaatacGATGTGACAACGGTTAGTAAAAATGGCAACAATTTTACTGTATAGATGGGATGTTTAACACTATTTCATACTGTGTTTAACGTCATAAACACATAACATTATCATAAATTATTAATAGGCTGCATTCTTTCAATTAAGTCTTCTAATGCCTACACATCTTCCGTTGGATTAACAAATAATGCGGTTATCGCGAACAGCAGAAATACTACACCTCCGATAATTGtaactgaaaataatatagACAGTCAGCAGATCAGATTTTTAACTGCTGAAATGGAATGTTATTCAACTGGTTTTCACAAATTTACATTGgacaaataattgaataaagtaAACGCGGATGTCGTGAAGATGCATGATCATAGAACGTTTTTGATATTATACCTGTTCGAACTGATATTTTTTGTGCTATCATACGCCCACCAAGGACAGCCAATCCTGTGCAAAATGCATGTCCTAAAATTCCACCTAATGTGACACCGTAAACATCCtaaaaaaacaacatattttttcatgaaacaAAGTTCTGTTTATGAGAATGGTTGCATAATTTCTCATATTACCACTCAATAATAATGTAAGTAACAACAAATAATGTAGTTCACCTCTCGAGCTGCAAGGATGATTGTAGTGAGTTGCGAACGATCTCCCCATTCCGCAACAAATGTGAGAGTGAAAGCTTGTATGAAAATTCTCGAGATTAGTAACCATACGCTGTTCGATTTTGTTGTTTTCCTAATTACTCCAGTTTCTGGATCCTGGACGATACTAGTACTGGCTTCTTTTTCATACTGAAATCAATTCCCAAGTACTCCTGCTTATTTACAATAAAGATTTAATGAGAAGAGCTACGAATTAGTAGGTAGCCATCTGATCTGAAGACAGTAATACTTAGTTCAAATACTGCATCACATACTTCATCCTCTCTTTTCCGTAAGTCTAACTGCACCTCTTCCAGTTCTTCTTGACCTTCGTTTGGCGACATGTAGTAACCATCGCGTAGCATCTTCAGACCAAACAGTGCGAAAAGAGCGGTAGAAATGTAGTAGGTATAAGCTCGTGGAATTATGGTTGCGGCATAACCGAATACAACtgtggagaaaattttttattgagaaaattctGCTCATTCTTATACTCTAAAAGCGCACTATatagttattaaaaaatacctAGCATCTtatgaatcttttctcattGTTTTCAAAAGATACATGTGATGTTTAAAGTTTATATGACTAGTTATATACTTTGAGACAATAACTGGTAGAATCATAAAGAGGCAAAGAAtgggaaataaattttttcaactgtacCAGATAGAACAGTCATCAAAGCGAGGGCACTTATAGCACCGGAAAAAACAGTAAGTCGTGGATGTCGCATAGCCATGATAGCTGCAATGAAGAAAGTTTTGTCCCCAAGTTCAGAGACAACGATGACAGAGAGCGAGGCAACAAAGGCATGTAACAGACCTAAGTTGCCTTTAGGCTGAGTGGACGTTGTGTCAGCGGAATTCTGTAAATAATCATAGACAACAATTTTGGGGTGGATGAGAAAAGAACAGGTTTTCGACTCAGAAATACACTTACCATTGAAGAGCTTGCAAAAGTCTGGCCCACATCTTCGAAGGGCGATTTTTCGGCAAAAACAACGGAGGTTaggtatgaaataaatatgccAAGTGAAATGACATTTCGGAGTCCAATATTGGGGTACATTTTGTATTGTTGTAGCTCTATAACCTGGGGCTGTTAAGTGTGGAAAGATTAGAGAAAATGTGAGATAACTGTCCCATCGATAACGCAGAATAATCACAGCCCTGTTGCTCATTCActttatatacgtacatatatacgtggATCCGTAGATTTAAAACGTGGCGTGCAAACAATTCACACCGACATAAAGATCGATGTGGTTACACGACGAATACATGTGATATTTCAATACAATAGTTTAAAACTCCATTCGCACGCTCTCTTTATTCACGTAAAAATCACGTGACATTTATCGTGAATTTACAACAGTCCATAATTGTAAGAATCGTGGTAAAAACTACTATACGGCTAGTTTTTTTCAGAGTTAATCAATCGTAGATTGTATACCAGTGCAAATATTGATGGAGATCACACGCACAGTAATTCATGAAAGAGTTCTATAGTAATTCATGAGTATCGCGTTCATATGTATTTTCATCTTCTTGTTCGTTGTTTTATCAATAGACGGCGTTGCGAGCGATTCTTATTTCTTTAAAACAAGTTTTATTAGAAATATTCGTAGACGAAAACGCTTCTGGGTTCAATCTCAGACCTGTCCAAAATCAAAATCCTAAAAACCGATGAAATTACAGATATTGAGTCGTGCGTTCTCCGCTTATCAGACCCAAATGTTGTAGGTCCCCTGCACTTCGTCGATCCCAATGCCTGTTATCGTACAATTGAAAGGTTCATAGGTAACTGGTATTTGAGATGCAAAATTATCATGTTCTATTCATTCGTATCGATAATTGGCGAGTGATTAAATCAAATCTGTAAAGAATAATGTCAATCGACGGAGAAACTAGgactattgttattaaaattgcaaaaattgatttactaAAAGAAGGCTAACGAACGAAAATCTCTGCATAGATGTAAGAAAATCAGCGTTAGGGAGACGATAAGCGCGCATCGATATAATACAGAATTGATAATGAGAGATCAAAGATTATAAGCACAGCCATCagttgttataaaaaatgttcttcGCTGTAGCAAAAAACCTACAActgggtataaaaattttttcacttcgctTATATTGGTGAATTCTATGCAGATTCAAATGAGCACAAGGTTGCCACGTTAATTAACTCATTAGCGCAGCGCAAATTGTTGCACTTGTAAGTATGTTTTTAAGAATGAAAGCAAATCAACTATTTCCTAACGTTAACAGACGCTCCCGATAAGACTTTATTATCAATTCACGTACACGCAATAAACACGATACAAAATGCGATTGTCGTCGAGTGTTGTATTAACAGGCTTTGGAAGGGAATGTATGTTATACGAACGCATACCGTAATTCCTTATTACTTCATCGTAAGTGTTTTCAGCTGTATACCGtacaaaattttgacgatATTACAAGTTTTTTGTAAGCGTGCATCAGATTCTTATCACAAGCACTGTATTTCCAAGCTaggattttttattctattcatgaaaatttagttgaataaattttatcgcaTATACGACATCACTTATGTACGTTAGTCAatagaaatgaatatttattaaatattcgtCAGGTGTGTTGCTCTTCACATTCACACATATATTTACAGAGCCAGGAAGCTTATTTAATACTGCCTTATTTAATGTGCGTTCAACTTTGTTCCTTTGGCAATGCGCGTCACGTGTGACGTCATTATCGCCATTTGCGGCTACGTAGAATTCTTATGTCAGTTTACACGGTGCACCGAACACCACACAGCAAAACGTTGTAGCACATACATACAATAGCGACAGATAAGAGCGTTGAtatcgaaataaaatgaatttacacgtgattttttaaacctcaCGGTATAAAGAAAAACTATGTCACTTTCAACGTTTGTACATCTATTAACGTAAAACTGTAACACTGGTCCTCGGTCTTCTTATTGCAGCAGTGTACATGACTTGGCCCACGCATCCCTCGAGGATATGCGCGCAGCATTTGCCTCGTTACGCGATAATGATCCAGATGTCGTTATGCctgaaaaatacaattaaGAACAGAAAGTCGAGAGTGCGGTATGGTTCGCATTACGCAATTAAAAGGGCGGGTGAAACACACATgggaattttcaaaaaatttctgtaaaatcTCATCCGCCTTGGGGACAAGCGTTAACGAATTAGGCCAGAGTTTGGCCAAGCGATGATAATATTGGCACGGCTGTACAAACCACTTGGTAGTCGTAGCATGTCAGTGCTTACTAAAACCATCTACGTGAAGCCTGTTTGATTTTCCGATCGGGTAGCTAATAGCAGGAAATGGCGGCCTTCGAAGAACCAGCAGTTTGGATTTGGTTGGTTAGTAACGTTTTCGTCGTTACACTGCAAAGAACTCGCGTCGCCCCGCGAACGTTCTCTCAGAATGAGTAAAAACCGCGGCGAGAACGTATAAAATCGCACAGGTGCACAATAGGTATTCCTCACGCGAATGCAATTTGCTTAAAacagttaaaaaattctgcaacGGGCCGGTTTGAAcgagagaattaaaaaaaaaaaaaaaaacaacaagtaACAGAAAGAATAAATCGCAAAAAAGAACCAAAATTAAACATTGTCAAATCATCCGCGTAGCAGAATATCTTGCAATTAATTAAACCACGCTACGTAACGTCCGATTGAAATTTAGCTAAACATGTCAGAGAATTGCACTGAACCGAAATTCTCAGACTCTTTATAGCCGTCACAACGCGACCGGAGCTTTTCGGCGTCCGACCATTACTGCAGTTACCACTGTGAACCAAGACGAAAGGAGACAAGCCGATTTCGCCTGAGTCAATCCGAATATACTCGAATAGCAAGCATGTACGTATTAACAAGATGAACCTAAGCTGTCAAAGGGCACGCACTCGTAGTTCTATGGGCGTTTGTCTATCCGCGGCTCCAACTGCGGCTGTGCCGCGCctgttgaaattgatttttgcgCACGTGCGCTCAACAGATTGATCCCGCGACGTTTCGTGCCGTGTTAAAGTTGGCGTTTCAAGTTAACCAAGTTCGattaatatttacatataCGTTCGACCGATATTCACACCGGTTTCAATCTACTTTACCAATAAGACACTGCAATaccgtataatattataattatggaaaaaaatcatcgagtGAAACAGTTGGAGTCGCGAAGCAGAGACGACCATTGATTGACTTGTTATTGACTACATCTTGACGGAAGCTTGCGTCAAAGTTTCATCCCGGATTATCTGTATTGATAAAACCAAACTCTTACAGTAAGGAGGATTTCCTTTTAGTCTTAGTAATGTATAGAGGCTTGTTTTACAAAGCTTGCatgatgatatttttcaacatagCTTTATTTCGAACGTCAGCCAGCCTTTCTGCGGTATTATACGGCTCGTCGAAGAAACACAAGTCGAACACACGTTTTCTCGAGCCACTGATATCACACGTCTTTCCTGGTTAATTGATCAAGGCAATTTAGCGCGGCGTTAACTAAGGAATACAAATCGTGACGCGCGTATAACGGTCGTTCAATTCGATCAATCAACGCCGTTTAGAGGTAGTAAATTTTCGTTGAATGAGTGACGTATTCGCGAATTGTTCGCACGTATCATATCACTTGATCTGTACGTTACAACGATCCGTATATGATACGATTCGCTATTTCTTGCCAATTATGCACAGTCCGTTCCAGATTCTATTTATAAAATGGTATCGAAAGTCGCGTTACTCTTATTGCATTTCCAAAGATCCGCAAAACTTTGCCTCCTCAACGCGCCGAGTAAGGTATACATTTGGCGGAGCTATAAATTACTCCACTACACTTCTGCCGTCATTCATCTCTCTAATCGTAATCTTGAGACACGTACGGATGTCCACAGCCCATAAAACGCCGACTGTGATTCGTCGGCCATATACCGCGATTGCAAAGGGGATCCTAGCTCAACGTTAGCGAAGTGAAGACGTTACGTTACACGATTCACTTCACGCTTCAATCACAACTCCCTGTTGAAAGAACCTAAAGACTTGGAACAGGTATTCATTCTTAGATGCTATTATGGCGGCCAC contains:
- the LOC124307656 gene encoding transmembrane protein 165, producing the protein MYPNIGLRNVISLGIFISYLTSVVFAEKSPFEDVGQTFASSSMNSADTTSTQPKGNLGLLHAFVASLSVIVVSELGDKTFFIAAIMAMRHPRLTVFSGAISALALMTVLSVVFGYAATIIPRAYTYYISTALFALFGLKMLRDGYYMSPNEGQEELEEVQLDLRKREDEYEKEASTSIVQDPETGVIRKTTKSNSVWLLISRIFIQAFTLTFVAEWGDRSQLTTIILAAREDVYGVTLGGILGHAFCTGLAVLGGRMIAQKISVRTVTIIGGVVFLLFAITALFVNPTEDV